Part of the Solwaraspora sp. WMMA2065 genome is shown below.
ACCGAACTGGAGGTCGCCAACTTCCAGCGGATGATCACCGAGGTGACCGGGGCGTACCCGAACTTCAAGGTGGTGGCGACGACGCTGCGTACGGTGCGTTCCGCGACGGTGAACGACTGGGGTGCGGTCGCCTGGTCGGCACCGACCGGTTTCGTGTCCGCCACCCACCGGCCGGGCCTGGAGATCCTGGACCGGGTCGGCGGCGGCGACAGCTTCGCGTCCGGCCTGGTCTACGGCCTGTTGGAGCTGGGCGACCTGGCGGTCGCGGTGGAGTACGGTGCCGCGCACGGAGCGCTGGCGATGACCACCCCCGGAGACACCTCGACGGCCAGCCTCAAAGAGGTGGCGGCGCTCGCCGGTGGCGGTGGGGCAAGGGTGCAGCGCTGAGGGTCCCGCCGGCACCGGTAAGCCGTTAAGATTTCCACCAATGGATGTTGCCTGGCGCCGTGGCGGGTGGCATTCGCGTGGAGCGAACAGGGTGGGATGGGCCTACCGCGGGCAGCGTTGCTGGCAGTAGTCTCTTGGCTTCAATGAGTGTCTATTCCCCCGGAGGCGGCGCGGACCATGGCTCAACCACCCGTGCGCGTGCTCATCGTCGGTGCCAGCGTCGCCGGGCTGGCCGTCGCCCGAGCACTGCGGCTGGCCGGCATTCGGCCCGAGCTGGTGGAGAAGCTGGCACCGACTGTCGTCGCCGGTGCCGGGATCTTCCTACCCGGCAATGCCATCCGCGCGCTGCGTGAGCTCGGGCTGGACAATCCGTTGCGTCCGCTCGGCGCGGTGATCCGGCGGCAGCGATTCCTCGACGCCACCGGAGCCGAGCTGTGCTCGGTCGATCTGGAACAGCTGTGGCAGGGGGTCGGGCAGTGCCGGGCGCTGCCCCGCGCGGACCTGCACCAGGTGCTGCTCACCGGCGCCGGCGGGGAGGTGCGGTACCACACCGAGGTGTGCGACGTGGAGGTCGGTGACGAGACCACCAAGGTCGCCTTCGGTGATGGCTCCTACGCCGAGTACGACCTGATCGTCGGCGCGGACGGGCGCCGGTCTGCGGTCCGTCGACTCGCCGAGATCGGCGGCGCGCCGCACCCGGTCGGCCAGATCGCCTATCGTAGCGTGGTCAGTGGCGGTCCGGAGATCACCGAGTGGACGGCACTGCTCGGGCAACGGTCCGGCATCGCGCTCGCCCCGATGGGCTACGGCCGGGTCTACCTCTACGCCGACGAGCCGTTGCCGGCCGGCTCCGCCCCGCCCGCCGACCCGTTGGTCCGGCTCCGCCAGCTCCTCGGCGACTACGGTGGGCCGGTGCGAGCGGTCCTCGACGCGGTGGAGAAGGTGCAGGTGGCCGTCACCGACGAGGTGGAGCTGAGCGGCTGGTCCCGGGGCAACGTGGTGCTCGTCGGGGACGCCGCCCACGCGACCGCGCCGACGCTGTCCCAAGGGGCGGCGATGGCGTTCGAGGACGCGCTGGTCCTGGCCGAGGAGCTGCGTGCCGCGCCGTCGGTCGTCGAGGCGCTCGCCAGGTACGAGAGCCGGCGTCGGCCGCGTACCCAGTGGGTCCTGGACCGGACCCGGGACCGGGACCGGACCCGCGACGTCGCCCCGGCCCTGCGCGACCCGGTGCTGCGCGCCAAGGGCGGCACGATCTTCCAGGAGCACTACAGGTTGCTCGTCGACCCGGTGTGACTCGACCCGGTGTGAACCGCCCGGCGGCCCGCAGCCGTCCGGGCACCCGGCGTGCGGACCGGCGGTGAACGGGGACTATCCTGCCTGCGAGGCACGGCCAGCGGATCATCAACCCGGGCGCCGTGGGATTGACGAGAACCGGAGGCCATTCGTGACCACCGTCGCACCGAAGCCGATCGCCAGCCGGCCCTTCCCGGTCCGCAGGCCGGTCCGCGGCTCGGCCATGGCGCGGCTGCTGCGCACGACCGACGCGAAGCAGATCGGGATCATGTACATGATCACCGCCTTCGCGTTCTTCATGATCGGTGGCCTGATGGCCCTGATCATGCGTGCGGAGCTGGCCCAGCCGGGGATGCAGTTCCTCTCCCCGGAGCAGTACAACCAGCTGTTCACCATGCACGGCACGATCATGCTGTTGTTCTTCGCGACGCCGATCGTGTTCGCCTTCGCCAACTACGTTACGCCGATCCAGATCGGTGCGCCGGACGTTTCCTTTCCCCGGCTGAACAGCTTCGCCTACTGGCTGTACCTGTTCGGTGGCACCTTGGCGATGGGTGGCTTCCTCACCCCGGGCGGCGCCGCCGACTTCGGCTGGTTCGCGTACACCCCGCTGAGCAGCGTCGAACACTCCCCGGGCGTCGGCGCCAACATGTGGATCGTCGGACTGGCGATCTCCGGTCTGGGTACCATCCTCGGCGCGGTCAACATGATCACCACGATCCTGACCCTGCGCGCGCCGGGCATGACCATGTTCCGGATGCCGATCTTCACCTGGAACATCCTGGTCACCAGCCTCCTGGTGATCATGGTCTTCCCGCTGCTGGCCGCCGCGCTGTTCGCGCTCGCCGCCGACCGGATGCTCGGTGCCCACGTGTACGCGCCGGAGACCGGTGGGCCACTGCTGTGGCAGCACCTCTTCTGGTTCTTCGGCCACCCCGAGGTGTACATCGTCGCGCTGCCGTTCTTCGGTATCATCAGCGAGATCATCCCGGTCTTCGCCCGCAAGCCGATCTTCGGCTACAAGGGCCTGGTGGCCGCGACGATCGCGATCGCCGCGCTGTCGATGAGCGTCTGGGCGCACCACATGTTCGCCACCGGCGCGGTGCTGCTGCCCTTCTTCAGTTTCCTGAGCTTCCTGATCGCCGTGCCGACCGGCATGAAGTTCTTCAACTGGATCGGTACCCTGTGGCGGGGGCAGATCAGCTTCGAGACGCCGATGCTCTGGTCGATCGGCTTCCTGGTCACCTTCCTCTTCGGCGGGTTGTCGGGTGTGCTGCTGGCCAGCCCGCCGATTGACTTTCACGTCTCGGACTCGTACTTCGTCGTCGCCCACTTCCACTACGTGCTGTTCGGCACGATCGTGTTCGCGGTGTTCGCCGGCATCTATTTCTGGTTCCCGAAGTTCACCGGACGGATGCTCGACGAGCGGCTGGGCCGGGTGCACTTCTGGCTGACCTTCGTCGGCTTCCACACCACCTTCCTGGTGCAGCACTGGCTCGGTGCCGAAGGCTTCCCCCGCCGGTACGCCGACTACCAGGCGATCGACGGCTGGACCACGCTGAACATGATCTCCACGGTCGGCTCGTTCGTCACCGGCATCTCCACCCTGCCGTTCCTGTACAACGTGTGGAAGTCGTACAAGACCGGACCGCTGGTCGAGGTCGACGACCCGTGGGGGCACGGGAACTCGCTGGAGTGGGCGACCAGCTGCCCGCCGCCGCTACGCAACTTCGACCGGATGCCCCGGATTCGCTCTGAGCGGCCGGCGTTCGACCTCAAGTTCCCGGAGCTGGCCGCCGGACACCACTCGGTCGCCGGGCCACCGGAGGGCGGTGCCAAGCCGTTGACCAGCGAGTCGGACGGCGGCGCCACGTACCAGGAGGACACCGCCAGCAACGTCGACCGGCGCTGACCCACCGGCTGGCACTACCCACGATCGGTCTACGACGCGGCCCCGGGCGCATTCCGCCCGGGGCCGCGTCGTGCCTCTGGGAGCCCGTCACCGCAGGCCGGCACCCGGTCCAGCATCGCCCGGCGGCGCAACTGCATGGCGACCATCGGCAGTGCCAGCAGCAGCCCCGCCGCGCCGATTGCCACGAAACCCCACGTCGGCGTACTGGCGTCGATCACCGCACCGGTCAGCGGCGCCCCGACGGCCATGCCCACGGTCATTGCCGAACCATGCAGGCCCATCGCCTCGCCGCGTACCGCCGCCGGGGCCAGCCGGGCGACCGCGTCGGACGTGGCGGCGATCGTCGGCGCGCAGAGCAGCCCGGCCGGGGCCAAGGCCAGCCCCAGCGTCCACCAGTTCCCGGCCCCGAGCCCGACCGGGACCGTGGCGGCGGCCAGCGCGACCATCAACCCGACCGGCGGCACCGCACGCCGGGTCGCTCCGTAGGCGAACCCGCCAACCAGTGAGTAGGCCCCCCAGCCGGCGAGCACGACGCTGGTCCAGACCAACTGGTCGCTCTCCCGCAGCGCGGCGATCAACGCCACGTCGGTGCCACCGAGCACCAGCGTCGACGCCGTGCCGACCGCGAGGACCCCGAGCAACTGCGGGGTCAGCCAGTCCCGGCGGGTGATCCGGACGCCCGCTCGGTCAGCTTCCTCGTGCCGGGCGCGGATCGGCGGGTCGACGACGAACAGCGCCAGCCCGGCGGCGACCAGGCCGGCGCCGACCGCGACCATCGCGATCCGGGGGGAGACCGCGGTGGCGAGCAGCACCGCGAGGGCCGGGCCGACCATGAA
Proteins encoded:
- a CDS encoding FAD-dependent monooxygenase; protein product: MAQPPVRVLIVGASVAGLAVARALRLAGIRPELVEKLAPTVVAGAGIFLPGNAIRALRELGLDNPLRPLGAVIRRQRFLDATGAELCSVDLEQLWQGVGQCRALPRADLHQVLLTGAGGEVRYHTEVCDVEVGDETTKVAFGDGSYAEYDLIVGADGRRSAVRRLAEIGGAPHPVGQIAYRSVVSGGPEITEWTALLGQRSGIALAPMGYGRVYLYADEPLPAGSAPPADPLVRLRQLLGDYGGPVRAVLDAVEKVQVAVTDEVELSGWSRGNVVLVGDAAHATAPTLSQGAAMAFEDALVLAEELRAAPSVVEALARYESRRRPRTQWVLDRTRDRDRTRDVAPALRDPVLRAKGGTIFQEHYRLLVDPV
- the ctaD gene encoding cytochrome c oxidase subunit I — protein: MTTVAPKPIASRPFPVRRPVRGSAMARLLRTTDAKQIGIMYMITAFAFFMIGGLMALIMRAELAQPGMQFLSPEQYNQLFTMHGTIMLLFFATPIVFAFANYVTPIQIGAPDVSFPRLNSFAYWLYLFGGTLAMGGFLTPGGAADFGWFAYTPLSSVEHSPGVGANMWIVGLAISGLGTILGAVNMITTILTLRAPGMTMFRMPIFTWNILVTSLLVIMVFPLLAAALFALAADRMLGAHVYAPETGGPLLWQHLFWFFGHPEVYIVALPFFGIISEIIPVFARKPIFGYKGLVAATIAIAALSMSVWAHHMFATGAVLLPFFSFLSFLIAVPTGMKFFNWIGTLWRGQISFETPMLWSIGFLVTFLFGGLSGVLLASPPIDFHVSDSYFVVAHFHYVLFGTIVFAVFAGIYFWFPKFTGRMLDERLGRVHFWLTFVGFHTTFLVQHWLGAEGFPRRYADYQAIDGWTTLNMISTVGSFVTGISTLPFLYNVWKSYKTGPLVEVDDPWGHGNSLEWATSCPPPLRNFDRMPRIRSERPAFDLKFPELAAGHHSVAGPPEGGAKPLTSESDGGATYQEDTASNVDRR
- a CDS encoding MFS transporter translates to MNLTPYRQALALPGVARLLALSVLARMPNTAAGVALTLYVVLDQGRGYGAAGLAGTALTVGAAIGAPVLGRLVDRRGLRPVLAVSAAAQGVFWAVAQALPYPALLVAAVVAGLLSLPVFSVIRQSLAALVPAEQRRPAYALDSMSVELSFMVGPALAVLLATAVSPRIAMVAVGAGLVAAGLALFVVDPPIRARHEEADRAGVRITRRDWLTPQLLGVLAVGTASTLVLGGTDVALIAALRESDQLVWTSVVLAGWGAYSLVGGFAYGATRRAVPPVGLMVALAAATVPVGLGAGNWWTLGLALAPAGLLCAPTIAATSDAVARLAPAAVRGEAMGLHGSAMTVGMAVGAPLTGAVIDASTPTWGFVAIGAAGLLLALPMVAMQLRRRAMLDRVPACGDGLPEARRGPGRNAPGAAS